A section of the Fibrobacter sp. genome encodes:
- a CDS encoding lamin tail domain-containing protein → MFHPGFLKKTELRASILALFLMAVFCIENPYEYRKPKNVTVVINEFLTSNSLGIILDDAGEPEDFIELYNYGSKGINLDGLYLSDDSTDLFRYKLPDTTIPVGGYLVIWADNDPDQGKLHAPFKLSGSEGEEIILSLLNGVVVDRIQFFPHSGNPEARLPDISYGRVSDGAEEWGRQAEPTPGYKNKSYKVTAISMPE, encoded by the coding sequence ATGTTTCATCCAGGGTTTTTAAAAAAAACAGAGCTGCGGGCAAGTATTCTTGCCCTCTTTCTGATGGCGGTTTTCTGTATAGAAAATCCTTATGAGTATAGAAAACCGAAAAATGTGACTGTGGTTATAAATGAGTTTCTTACAAGTAATTCTCTTGGTATTATCCTGGATGATGCCGGTGAGCCCGAGGATTTTATCGAGCTTTATAACTATGGAAGTAAAGGGATTAATCTCGATGGTTTGTACCTGTCCGACGATTCAACGGACCTTTTCAGATACAAACTTCCTGACACCACAATTCCCGTTGGAGGGTATCTTGTGATCTGGGCTGACAATGACCCTGATCAGGGAAAACTGCATGCCCCATTCAAACTCTCCGGAAGTGAAGGTGAGGAGATTATCCTGAGTCTTCTAAACGGGGTAGTGGTCGATAGAATCCAGTTTTTTCCCCATTCCGGTAACCCTGAAGCCCGTCTGCCGGATATCTCCTATGGAAGGGTTAGTGACGGGGCAGAGGAGTGGGGCAGACAGGCTGAACCCACGCCAGGGTATAAAAACAAGAGTTACAAGGTTACCGCAATATCAATGCCGGAATAG
- a CDS encoding SUMF1/EgtB/PvdO family nonheme iron enzyme, protein MKRAVFLTCIISIFCLSSASDEWVRGTVTDQDGNPVAGAFIKLKNRNSPAVFTNGNGVFSLIESADVNTQRIKKNAILNLRPAGKETGFILESDGTEKEISLEIFDLSGTRIHAERFIDRKGLNRKITLNNAANGLYVVKAVIPGGTLIWRVGPGIVSRNSRSAQKPASKAQKLGKKTDGFIDTVIVVSRMHRHALVGIENYTTDNLQITLSPSNLWIPSPPLEYSGGMVKIKAAGYDFEMGQPDPDIGGKDYSSIEQPVHTVSFTSDFWMDTVEVTQGDYDQLMSSTYPEYTVPTNRPFGSGENYPVYNVVWNDAILYCNARSKRDNLDTVYSYSSMSGVPGSNPQISNIVIDMNANGYRLPTEAEWEYACKGGTFTDFFWEKNLNDYQESADRSEVNSYAVWRGNSLDMGTEHPDFGTHLVGSGTPNAYGLYDMVGNVTEHCTDMYADYSYGSITDPFTPWASGQFPMLRGGHWGNDLIYLRSANRSFENTAYMHLLNGFRTVRRAD, encoded by the coding sequence ATGAAAAGAGCGGTATTTTTAACTTGTATAATTTCAATTTTTTGTCTGTCCAGCGCCTCGGATGAGTGGGTGAGGGGTACTGTTACAGATCAGGATGGCAATCCTGTTGCAGGCGCCTTTATAAAGCTTAAAAACCGCAACTCTCCTGCAGTATTTACTAATGGTAATGGCGTGTTCTCTCTGATCGAATCAGCAGATGTTAATACTCAGAGAATCAAGAAAAATGCCATACTGAACCTTCGTCCGGCGGGAAAGGAAACCGGTTTTATTCTTGAATCCGATGGAACGGAAAAGGAGATCAGTCTTGAAATTTTTGACCTATCAGGGACAAGAATTCATGCCGAGCGTTTTATCGATAGAAAAGGGCTGAACAGAAAGATAACACTGAACAATGCCGCCAATGGCCTCTACGTTGTGAAGGCTGTGATACCTGGAGGTACTCTGATATGGAGAGTTGGCCCTGGAATTGTTTCCCGTAATTCCAGATCAGCACAAAAGCCTGCCTCAAAAGCACAAAAACTCGGAAAGAAAACTGACGGGTTTATCGACACTGTTATAGTCGTCAGCCGCATGCACCGTCACGCCCTTGTCGGAATCGAAAACTACACAACTGATAACCTCCAGATCACACTCTCGCCCTCAAATCTCTGGATACCATCTCCACCTCTGGAGTATTCCGGCGGGATGGTGAAAATCAAAGCCGCTGGTTACGATTTCGAAATGGGGCAGCCTGATCCGGATATAGGAGGCAAAGATTACTCCTCTATAGAGCAGCCGGTACACACCGTAAGCTTCACATCCGATTTCTGGATGGATACAGTTGAAGTGACGCAGGGTGATTACGACCAGCTTATGTCAAGCACATATCCGGAGTACACTGTCCCTACCAATCGGCCGTTCGGATCAGGAGAGAATTACCCGGTGTACAATGTAGTGTGGAACGATGCGATCTTGTACTGTAACGCCAGGAGTAAACGGGATAATCTCGATACAGTATACTCATACTCTTCAATGTCAGGTGTACCAGGGTCGAATCCACAGATCTCAAACATTGTAATTGACATGAATGCTAACGGCTACAGGCTTCCTACCGAGGCAGAGTGGGAGTATGCCTGCAAGGGTGGAACTTTCACTGACTTTTTCTGGGAAAAAAATCTCAACGACTATCAGGAGAGCGCAGATCGCAGCGAAGTAAACAGTTATGCCGTGTGGCGGGGAAACTCCCTTGATATGGGCACAGAGCATCCTGATTTTGGAACACATTTAGTCGGAAGCGGAACACCAAATGCCTACGGACTCTACGACATGGTTGGAAATGTCACTGAGCATTGCACAGATATGTATGCCGACTACTCTTACGGAAGCATTACAGATCCTTTTACCCCATGGGCATCAGGACAGTTCCCGATGCTCAGAGGCGGACACTGGGGAAATGATCTGATCTATCTCAGATCGGCAAACCGGTCTTTTGAAAACACTGCATATATGCACCTGTTAAATGGTTTCCGCACAGTCCGCAGGGCTGACTGA